One Capricornis sumatraensis isolate serow.1 chromosome 8, serow.2, whole genome shotgun sequence genomic region harbors:
- the C1QTNF1 gene encoding complement C1q tumor necrosis factor-related protein 1 translates to MGSHGLGLALACCLLLAFACGLVLGRAPRGQQEQQEQEGTREPPMDHAERDEEEHEKYGPRQDEEAPASRCLRCCDPGTPMYQAIPVPQINITILKGEKGDRGDRGLQGKYGKTGSVGARGHTGPKGQKGSMGAPGDRCKNHYAAFSVGRKKPLHSNDYYQTVIFDTEFVNLYSHFNMFTGKFYCYVPGIYFFSLNVHTWNQKETYLHIMKNAEEVVILYAQVSDRSIMQSQSLMLELREQDEVWVRLFKGERENAIFSDEFDTYITFSGYLVKPANEP, encoded by the exons ATGGGCTCCCATGGGCTGGGACTCGCGCTGGCGTGCTGTCTGCTGCTGGCCTTCGCCTGTGGTCTGGTGCTGGGCCGAGCGCCCCGTGGGCAGCAGGAAcagcaggagcaggaggggaCCAGGGAGCCGCCGATGGACCACGCTGAGAG GGATGAAGAAGAGCATGAAAAATACGGCCCCAGGCAGGACGAGGAAGCCCCTGCTTCTCGGTGCCTCCGCTGCTGTGACCCTGGTACTCCCATGTACCAGGCCATCCCGGTGCCGCAGATCAACATCACCATCCTGAAAG GTGAGAAGGGCGACCGGGGAGACCGGGGCCTGCAAGGCAAATATGGTAAAACAGGGTCCGTGGGTGCCAGGGGCCACACGGGACCAAAAGGGCAGAAGGGGTCCATGGGGGCCCCTGGGGACCGCTGCAAGAACCACTACGCCGCCTTCTCCGTGGGCCGGAAGAAGCCCCTGCACAGCAACGACTACTATCAGACGGTGATCTTTGACACGGAGTTCGTGAACCTCTACAGCCACTTTAACATGTTCACGGGGAAATTCTACTGCTACGTGCCCGGCATCTACTTCTTCAGCCTCAACGTGCATACCTGGAACCAGAAGGAGACGTACCTGCACATCATGAAGAACGCAGAGGAGGTGGTGATCCTGTACGCGCAGGTGAGCGACCGCAGTATCATGCAGAGTCAGAGTCTGATGCTGGAGCTGCGGGAGCAGGACGAGGTGTGGGTGCGCCTCTTCAAGGGCGAGCGGGAGAACGCCATCTTCAGCGACGAGTTTGACACCTACATCACCTTCAGCGGCTACCTGGTCAAGCCGGCCAACGAGCCCTAG